A portion of the Enterobacter sp. SA187 genome contains these proteins:
- a CDS encoding phage tail assembly protein T encodes MMRTEWGAALIASVLANVNKGKDTPSFRISDFAPHIDEPPVSLEDAMKNWN; translated from the coding sequence ATGATGCGGACAGAGTGGGGCGCGGCGCTGATCGCCTCCGTGCTGGCGAACGTCAACAAAGGTAAGGACACCCCGTCGTTCCGCATCAGTGATTTCGCGCCTCATATTGACGAGCCGCCCGTGTCGCTGGAAGACGCGATGAAAAACTGGAATTAG
- a CDS encoding phage tail assembly chaperone family protein, TAC — protein sequence MQLTLDNLKKAGAFTGRPIEKEITWKQGEEELTATVFIRPAGYHAATQGIQASAGKIDGVAGYIAAAVCDEAGNPIFTPKDITGEADPERGALDGALTVALLVAIQEVNELGKMNSPPKMRFGASSSSTASAEERSPKLKNDSASESSSSGSGTAASMED from the coding sequence ATGCAACTGACGCTCGATAATCTGAAAAAAGCCGGGGCGTTCACCGGCCGCCCGATTGAAAAAGAGATCACCTGGAAACAGGGAGAAGAGGAGCTGACCGCAACGGTGTTCATTCGGCCTGCCGGTTACCATGCTGCTACCCAGGGCATTCAGGCCAGCGCAGGCAAAATAGATGGCGTAGCCGGTTATATCGCGGCGGCGGTTTGTGATGAAGCCGGCAACCCGATTTTTACGCCCAAAGATATCACCGGCGAAGCTGATCCGGAGCGCGGCGCGCTTGATGGGGCGCTTACGGTGGCGCTGCTGGTCGCTATTCAGGAGGTGAACGAGCTGGGAAAGATGAACTCACCGCCGAAGATGAGGTTTGGTGCGAGCTCGTCCTCAACGGCATCGGCGGAAGAACGATCGCCGAAGCTCAAGAACGACTCAGCCTCAGAGAGTTCCAGCTCTGGCTCCGGTACCGCAGCCAGTATGGAGGACTGA